In Pseudobacter ginsenosidimutans, the following are encoded in one genomic region:
- a CDS encoding T9SS type A sorting domain-containing protein, translated as MYKNLICSFGLAGILLSTLTLKGQSPGGVPAAAWYRADLISGLFTDNGTTQVTDNSPVYRWDESTGKGFNFLQATSGARPVFSNVTNLANFNPTLTFDGSNDWMQFTAGTGINIIDRAEGSLYAAGFMNVQKRNGFLGFHPSMDYPGLHTYASNFHLLFFTGGPGYQGQSTAPMAARSFFTAGAGWRNGAGASASYAGATVSLNGNRIDYAASQLQNANLSTGARDLRIGGDNNYGAFSGQLNEILVFEDKLTIPQMDQVETYLAIKYGTTYASGGRDYKNSTNTTVWNAAANTGWHNNIAGIARDNNGALYQKQSWSTNQGQQVLIGVGSLANTNAANIGSLTDGQYLIWGDNGLAKTANIAIPGITGISHRFAATWKVQNSGAVGTVRVAWPKNLINLKLIQSADAVFDATDNVSDMSANETTINGIIYNYVDVILSDGQYFTFGAKVPSPGGVVDGLLMWHKADDGVVTPGAKNKWQDVSGNGRDVAQNNNATYQPLLVTDNAYKADNKTYNFNFNPFYYFDGTNDFFYREGDLYFPTVNSPGSTYGVMFNSGRGGWNTPYGWADDDPNFFRWDERYELWRDNGRAIMTTDMDARTLPANIGGMSWRGNNINGVYMNLDGKTYSSTTTHIGTLNNNRTPVNFAIGSEGHNVQAGGNEHHQGGISEVFAYSVDHQNSGGDEKQRINSYLAVKYGITLKTEDGLSVPNYLNSSSTVVWDATANTGYNKNIAGLARDESSALHQKQSQSNIAGQQVLIGTTGLANTNALNTVGLAEGQWLLWGDNGLAKSMATSFIYPGIPELNLRFAAIWKVQNTGNIGAVRVCWPSGVAGIHLIQSADAIFDDTDPRTDMTGNTMSINGVVYNYADVTLPNGEYFTFAGYVVGPGNVASAAWYRADAAGQLFSDAGTTAVTDGQDVQQWNEYRGTGHNFSQYGGQQRPRFSNETTLANFNPTVTFYNNARLYYNPDIANQIIDRANGSLYAAGYVNTVNQTGFFGFNETNDDAGLHIFGPQNKLLFYTRTGSAYTGYSSNAFSNKSYFTAGAGWQNGITNLDNATVSLNGIRTDYTTADAILNVLNTDNNGRDMMMGLDGNTGALNGQLNEMVVFEHRLDVAEMDRVETYMSIKYGTTFANGTRDYKNAMNGTVWNAALNTGYHHNIAGIGRDDLGSLSQKQSWSTNTGRQVLISTTGLANTNAANTGVLSNGQYLVWGDNNLAKGPTVIITGVTAINKRFAAIWKVQNTGSIGTVRVAWPSGLTNMKLVQSSDDVIDATDVFTDMTGTQLVNGITYSYADVTLSDGQYFTFAAYVQAPGGVTNGLSHWYRADKLTESAGNGTNLVKWTDFTSGVVTSQLGTGALPQFKTGDSAYFNFNPGINFTNANQSLGNISEPTLSSLDFDIFTLTKEGMAGTRFFNIGMNNTTLNGTNWDHPGLYTNGTIARRDNTGGSLGAPNPGNINFLTNVSSIMYHKFTNTSMSKGLNGNVMGAIYNHTARGPVTGGFMFGSNAVDVAGGDDAGFTGNIGELIIYGNGTITAAERNKVDAYLAIKYGITLQNSNNYTTSQDVIVWDAAANTGFYNNVAGIGHDFNSALLQKQSRSQHANTNGQVIMALGTIAPTNEENTSAIADGKFLIWGDNGNTQAMTNTAGTFTAFSYAGSINNGRRMNRVWKVQNTGIADQLFIRFPQASVGTTTLANDACADYAIIFADDAAFTTNVTAIALTLNGTNYEALHSFPNGASYFTFGRVTPLSTGTVYLPEIVETTGEYNDNCGTGEWAHFNKTGDPTQKLLGLSGIAAPELSNLEVTITPEGVGYSGAVHTTNLMPRIASIVDNNASPVSSGKLRVYYSADEMNATNVPAALTSGWFRYDGSADDVIADVYEDGLFTGGKAEAIAPDASGIEDGIYYVEFHNVPLGSSFVYLSSTQNLSAVLPVTLLSFTAQAGKSNVILKWATSSEQNNKGFEIERSADGNNWSRIDFVGSKAVNGNSSNREDYAYADNAPLADKNYYRLKQIDLDGRYKYSPVSMATFSPALNITVAPNPVVGELRIEGLKGKNKISITNISGQVIRSISVEKDQILLIDMSRFVPGVYFLSIQNENGSFSRHKVLKR; from the coding sequence ATGTACAAAAATTTGATCTGCTCTTTTGGGCTGGCTGGCATATTGCTGTCGACCCTGACACTCAAAGGACAATCACCCGGAGGAGTTCCGGCAGCAGCCTGGTACAGGGCTGATTTGATTTCAGGATTATTTACAGATAATGGCACCACCCAGGTGACTGACAACAGCCCGGTTTACAGATGGGACGAATCTACCGGCAAAGGATTTAATTTCTTACAGGCAACATCCGGTGCAAGGCCGGTTTTCTCCAATGTCACCAACCTCGCAAACTTCAACCCAACCCTCACCTTTGATGGCAGTAACGATTGGATGCAGTTCACTGCCGGCACTGGTATCAACATTATAGACAGAGCTGAAGGATCATTGTATGCAGCCGGCTTTATGAATGTACAAAAACGCAATGGCTTCCTTGGTTTTCATCCATCGATGGATTATCCAGGCCTGCATACCTATGCTTCCAATTTCCATCTGCTGTTCTTTACCGGCGGGCCCGGATACCAGGGACAAAGTACCGCTCCCATGGCAGCCAGATCCTTTTTCACAGCAGGAGCAGGATGGAGGAATGGCGCAGGTGCATCCGCCTCCTATGCAGGCGCTACTGTATCACTGAATGGAAACAGGATCGACTATGCCGCCAGTCAGCTGCAAAATGCGAATCTCTCCACAGGCGCCCGCGACCTGCGGATTGGCGGAGATAATAACTATGGCGCATTCAGCGGCCAGTTGAATGAGATCCTTGTTTTTGAAGACAAACTCACCATCCCGCAGATGGACCAGGTGGAAACCTACCTGGCAATAAAGTATGGTACTACTTATGCCAGCGGAGGACGGGACTATAAGAACTCAACTAATACTACTGTCTGGAATGCTGCTGCCAATACAGGCTGGCATAACAATATTGCCGGTATAGCCCGGGATAATAACGGAGCGCTCTATCAAAAGCAATCCTGGAGCACCAATCAAGGCCAACAGGTACTCATCGGCGTTGGATCGCTCGCCAACACAAATGCAGCCAATATTGGAAGCCTTACAGACGGGCAGTATCTTATCTGGGGCGACAATGGTCTTGCCAAAACGGCCAACATTGCCATCCCAGGGATCACCGGCATCAGCCACCGGTTCGCAGCTACCTGGAAAGTTCAAAACTCAGGTGCCGTTGGAACAGTACGCGTTGCATGGCCCAAAAACCTTATCAACCTGAAACTGATCCAGAGTGCTGATGCAGTTTTTGATGCAACCGATAATGTTTCGGACATGTCTGCCAATGAAACAACGATCAATGGCATTATTTATAATTATGTAGATGTAATACTTTCCGATGGTCAATATTTTACTTTTGGTGCAAAAGTTCCTTCACCCGGTGGAGTAGTAGATGGACTCCTCATGTGGCATAAAGCCGATGATGGCGTTGTTACTCCAGGTGCAAAAAATAAATGGCAGGACGTTTCCGGCAACGGCAGGGATGTTGCGCAGAACAATAATGCAACCTACCAACCTTTACTGGTAACTGACAATGCTTATAAGGCCGACAACAAAACCTATAATTTCAATTTCAATCCCTTCTACTATTTCGACGGAACCAATGATTTCTTCTATAGGGAAGGAGATCTTTATTTCCCCACTGTCAACAGTCCTGGCTCCACTTACGGTGTAATGTTCAACTCCGGCAGAGGTGGCTGGAACACACCATATGGATGGGCTGATGATGATCCCAATTTCTTCCGATGGGATGAACGGTATGAATTGTGGAGAGATAATGGACGTGCTATAATGACAACGGATATGGATGCACGAACACTGCCTGCCAATATCGGCGGTATGTCCTGGCGCGGAAATAATATCAACGGGGTTTACATGAACCTCGATGGTAAAACCTACAGCTCTACTACCACCCATATCGGAACATTGAATAATAACAGGACTCCTGTAAACTTCGCCATTGGATCCGAAGGGCATAACGTGCAGGCAGGCGGTAATGAACACCACCAGGGAGGTATATCCGAAGTGTTTGCATACAGTGTAGACCACCAGAACTCAGGTGGTGATGAAAAGCAAAGGATCAATTCTTACCTCGCCGTTAAATATGGCATCACATTAAAAACAGAGGATGGCTTATCTGTGCCCAATTACCTGAACAGTTCTTCCACTGTTGTTTGGGATGCAACAGCCAATACCGGCTACAATAAAAATATTGCCGGCCTTGCCAGAGATGAAAGCAGTGCCCTCCACCAGAAACAATCACAGAGCAATATTGCCGGCCAGCAGGTGCTGATCGGAACTACCGGTCTGGCAAATACGAATGCATTGAATACAGTCGGGCTGGCAGAAGGACAATGGTTGCTCTGGGGAGATAACGGCTTAGCCAAATCAATGGCAACTTCATTTATTTACCCAGGTATTCCTGAGCTGAACCTGCGTTTTGCTGCCATATGGAAAGTACAGAATACCGGTAATATCGGTGCTGTACGGGTATGCTGGCCAAGCGGAGTGGCAGGGATACATTTGATTCAGAGTGCAGACGCCATCTTTGATGATACCGATCCGCGAACAGACATGACTGGAAATACAATGTCCATCAATGGTGTGGTGTATAATTATGCAGATGTTACACTTCCCAACGGGGAGTACTTCACTTTTGCCGGTTATGTGGTAGGTCCGGGTAATGTAGCTTCTGCTGCATGGTACCGTGCAGACGCAGCCGGTCAGTTATTTTCTGATGCCGGTACTACAGCGGTTACCGACGGACAGGATGTTCAGCAATGGAATGAATACCGCGGTACGGGACATAATTTCAGTCAATATGGAGGACAGCAACGTCCCCGTTTCTCCAACGAAACAACCCTGGCGAATTTTAATCCAACCGTTACCTTTTATAATAATGCACGCTTATATTACAATCCGGATATTGCGAACCAAATAATCGACAGAGCTAATGGATCGCTGTATGCTGCAGGGTATGTAAATACCGTCAATCAGACAGGTTTCTTTGGATTTAATGAAACCAATGACGATGCAGGTTTACACATATTCGGCCCACAAAACAAGTTGTTGTTCTATACAAGAACAGGCTCTGCATACACGGGGTATAGCAGCAATGCTTTCTCGAACAAATCATATTTTACCGCAGGAGCAGGATGGCAGAACGGAATCACTAACCTCGATAATGCCACCGTATCACTGAACGGTATCCGCACAGACTACACAACCGCAGATGCCATACTGAATGTACTGAATACGGATAATAATGGCCGTGACATGATGATGGGGCTTGATGGTAATACAGGTGCCTTGAACGGTCAGCTGAATGAAATGGTGGTTTTTGAACACAGATTGGATGTAGCGGAAATGGACCGCGTAGAAACATACATGTCCATTAAGTATGGTACTACTTTTGCCAACGGAACACGCGATTATAAGAATGCAATGAATGGTACTGTGTGGAATGCCGCGTTGAATACCGGATATCATCATAACATTGCCGGTATTGGTCGTGATGATCTTGGCTCTTTATCACAAAAGCAATCATGGAGCACCAACACAGGCAGGCAGGTGCTGATCAGTACTACCGGCCTGGCTAATACCAATGCTGCCAACACCGGTGTATTGTCGAACGGTCAGTACCTGGTATGGGGCGATAATAACCTGGCCAAGGGACCAACTGTAATCATTACCGGTGTAACAGCCATCAATAAACGCTTTGCAGCGATTTGGAAAGTGCAAAACACTGGTAGCATTGGTACTGTCAGGGTTGCATGGCCCAGTGGCCTCACCAATATGAAACTGGTGCAAAGTTCGGATGATGTGATCGATGCTACTGATGTATTCACTGACATGACTGGAACACAGCTTGTAAATGGAATCACATATTCCTATGCCGATGTTACATTGAGCGATGGACAGTATTTTACATTCGCAGCCTATGTACAGGCACCCGGTGGTGTAACAAACGGACTGAGCCATTGGTACAGGGCAGATAAGCTGACTGAATCTGCAGGTAACGGAACCAACCTGGTTAAATGGACAGACTTTACTTCCGGCGTTGTTACTTCTCAACTAGGAACAGGAGCATTACCTCAATTCAAAACCGGAGACTCTGCTTATTTCAATTTCAATCCCGGAATCAACTTCACCAATGCCAATCAGTCGCTCGGAAATATTTCAGAACCCACACTGTCATCTTTGGACTTTGACATATTCACCTTAACGAAAGAGGGTATGGCTGGCACCCGGTTCTTCAATATCGGTATGAATAATACTACGCTTAATGGAACCAACTGGGATCATCCGGGTTTGTATACCAATGGAACAATAGCAAGAAGAGATAATACCGGAGGAAGCCTCGGAGCTCCCAATCCCGGGAACATCAACTTCCTGACCAATGTTTCCAGTATCATGTATCATAAATTTACCAATACCTCGATGAGTAAAGGTCTTAACGGCAATGTGATGGGGGCAATTTACAACCACACGGCCAGAGGACCTGTAACAGGAGGATTTATGTTCGGATCTAATGCGGTAGATGTTGCTGGTGGTGATGATGCAGGATTTACCGGCAATATCGGGGAACTGATCATCTACGGCAATGGAACCATTACTGCCGCAGAAAGGAATAAAGTTGATGCCTACCTGGCCATCAAATATGGCATTACCCTGCAAAACTCCAACAACTATACTACATCCCAGGATGTAATTGTATGGGATGCTGCAGCCAATACCGGATTCTACAATAACGTAGCGGGCATTGGGCACGACTTCAACTCTGCACTGCTTCAAAAGCAAAGCCGCAGCCAGCATGCAAATACCAATGGGCAGGTGATCATGGCGTTGGGAACTATCGCTCCAACCAATGAAGAAAATACCAGCGCCATCGCCGATGGAAAGTTCCTCATCTGGGGAGATAACGGTAATACACAGGCGATGACCAATACTGCCGGTACCTTTACTGCATTCAGCTATGCAGGAAGTATCAATAACGGACGCCGTATGAACCGCGTTTGGAAAGTACAGAACACCGGCATTGCCGATCAGTTGTTCATACGATTCCCGCAGGCTTCAGTAGGCACCACCACGCTGGCAAATGATGCCTGCGCAGACTATGCTATCATCTTTGCTGACGATGCAGCCTTCACCACCAATGTTACAGCAATTGCGCTTACATTGAACGGAACAAACTATGAGGCATTGCACAGCTTCCCCAACGGAGCAAGCTATTTCACTTTCGGAAGAGTAACTCCATTAAGTACAGGCACAGTCTATCTTCCGGAAATTGTTGAAACCACCGGAGAATACAATGATAACTGCGGAACAGGGGAATGGGCTCACTTCAACAAAACAGGAGATCCAACTCAAAAGCTTTTGGGATTGTCTGGAATTGCAGCACCAGAACTGAGTAACCTGGAAGTAACAATTACTCCTGAAGGAGTTGGCTATAGCGGAGCTGTTCACACTACCAACCTGATGCCACGCATTGCATCAATTGTTGATAATAATGCTTCACCGGTTTCCTCCGGTAAATTGAGGGTTTATTATAGTGCAGACGAGATGAATGCAACGAATGTTCCGGCTGCATTGACCAGTGGATGGTTCAGGTACGACGGTAGTGCGGATGATGTAATTGCAGATGTTTACGAAGATGGCCTCTTCACTGGCGGAAAGGCCGAGGCAATAGCGCCCGATGCCTCCGGAATCGAAGACGGAATTTATTATGTGGAGTTCCATAATGTTCCCCTGGGTTCCAGCTTTGTTTACCTGTCTTCCACGCAAAACCTGAGTGCAGTGCTACCTGTTACATTGCTGTCGTTTACCGCTCAGGCAGGAAAGAGTAACGTAATTCTTAAGTGGGCTACTTCAAGTGAACAGAACAATAAAGGGTTCGAGATTGAACGAAGCGCAGATGGAAACAACTGGAGCCGTATAGACTTTGTTGGCTCGAAAGCAGTGAACGGCAACAGCAGTAACAGGGAAGATTATGCTTATGCAGACAATGCGCCGCTCGCTGATAAGAATTACTATCGCCTGAAACAAATAGATCTTGATGGCCGGTATAAATATAGTCCGGTAAGTATGGCAACATTCTCTCCTGCCTTGAATATCACTGTAGCTCCTAATCCGGTGGTGGGCGAGCTCAGGATCGAAGGTCTGAAGGGAAAGAATAAGATCAGTATTACCAATATTTCAGGACAGGTAATAAGATCGATTTCAGTTGAAAAAGACCAGATACTATTAATCGATATGTCGCGATTTGTGCCGGGCGTTTATTTCCTGAGCATACAAAATGAAAACGGTTCATTCAGCAGGCACAAGGTTCTGAAACGTTAA